The genomic stretch TCAAAATGCATATAGCGGCTTTCGCCGACAAAGCGGCGCAGGAACAGGGCGGCGGTGATTGAGCCGGCAAACCCACCCGCAGGTGCATTGTCGAGATCGGCAATACCGGGCTCGATCATGCTCTCATAGGGGGCGTGAAAGGGCATCCGCCAGACCGGGTCCGCCTGCGGGGCTGCCTGGGTCGCCAGCGCGGCGGCATCCGCGTCGTGATCAGTGTAAAACGGCGCCAGATCCGGGCCAACCGCCACCCGTGCAGCCCCGGTCAGGGTTGCCATCGAGATCACCAGATCAGGATCGCCCTCATCCGCCAGGGTCAGGGCATCGGCCAGCACCAGGCGGCCCTCGGCATCGGTGTTGTTGATCTCAACCGTCAGCCCCTTGCGCGAGGGCAGTACATCACCGGGACGGAAGGCATTGCCAGAGACGGCGTTCTCCACTGCGGGGATCAGCACCCGCAGCTGAATTGGCAGCCCGGCTGCCATGATCATCCGCGCCAGACCCAAAACATTTGCAGCCCCACCCATGTCCTTTTTCATCAATCCCATGCTGGCGCCGGGTTTCAGGTTCAGCCCGCCGGTGTCAAAGCAGACGCCCTTGCCCACCAGGGTCAGCTTTGGCCCGGAACTGCCCCAGTGCAGGTCAATCAGCCGTGGTGCCTGATCTGCGGCGCGGCCAACCGTATGGATCAGCGGCAGATTCGCCTCCAGCAGATCAGCGCCGGTGATCACCCCGACGGAGGCGTCAAACTCAGCCGCCAGGGCCTCAACTGCGGCCTCCAATTCGGCAGGCCCCATGTCGGCGGCGGGGGTGTTGATCAGATCCCGTGTCAGCCATTCGGCAGCGGCCAGCGATTCGATCGCGGCGGCATCAACCGTCGCCGGGGCGATCAGGCTTGCCGCCATCGGTGTGGTGCTTTTGTAGCGGCCAAAACGGTATTGGCTCAGCAGCCAGCCAAGGCATTCCGTCGACAGTGTTTCGGTGTCCAGCTGGGCCAGGCCCGGTGTCTTGGTCTGTAGCTGATAGCAGCCTGCAGGCAGTTTTTCTGCGGCGGCGGCCAGGGTAAAGCGTTGGCGCCTGCGCTGCGTGGCTGTGCCATAGCCCGCCAGAGCAAAGGGCGCAGCACCATCGATTCCCGGAACCAACAGCGCCTGCCCGCTGCCTGCGGTGAAGCCATTGGTCGTGACCCAATCCTGGAGTGACGCGGGCTGATTCTGTAGCCAGCCTTGCAGCTGATCCTGCTCCATCAGAGAGAGGGGGACAGCAGTGTCAGAGACTGGTGCAAAGCAATGGGCCATAAAGGATACTCCGGTTGGGCGTCAGGTGACGTCAGAGTATCTGCCTGCCCGCTGCCTGCAAGTGCCGCCTGTCATTTGTTGTCAGAGTTTTAGGTGTTGCCAGAGTTTTGGTGCTGCCAGAATTCTAGGGAAATCTGCGCGGCGATACTCAGCCTTGGTGCAGGACATCAAAACAGGCCCTCAAACAGGCCAAGGCCGCCGGAGACCATTTAGGTCTCCAGGGCGGCCTGGCATGTAGGCATTTTACACTACAGTTCTAGTGGTCTGTCTTCCTGTTGGGTCAAGCCGTTCAGAAAGTGCGTTTGGTCTTGGCGTTTGATCTAGGCGTTCAAACGGTAATGTCTTGCTGATCCCAGAC from Phaeobacter sp. G2 encodes the following:
- a CDS encoding leucyl aminopeptidase family protein; amino-acid sequence: MAHCFAPVSDTAVPLSLMEQDQLQGWLQNQPASLQDWVTTNGFTAGSGQALLVPGIDGAAPFALAGYGTATQRRRQRFTLAAAAEKLPAGCYQLQTKTPGLAQLDTETLSTECLGWLLSQYRFGRYKSTTPMAASLIAPATVDAAAIESLAAAEWLTRDLINTPAADMGPAELEAAVEALAAEFDASVGVITGADLLEANLPLIHTVGRAADQAPRLIDLHWGSSGPKLTLVGKGVCFDTGGLNLKPGASMGLMKKDMGGAANVLGLARMIMAAGLPIQLRVLIPAVENAVSGNAFRPGDVLPSRKGLTVEINNTDAEGRLVLADALTLADEGDPDLVISMATLTGAARVAVGPDLAPFYTDHDADAAALATQAAPQADPVWRMPFHAPYESMIEPGIADLDNAPAGGFAGSITAALFLRRFVGESRYMHFDIYGWTPNAAPARPKGGTGQGCRALFAALPDLLGL